AGGATGTCGATGGCCTCGGCGACGCTGGCGGCGGTGGCGGGAAGCGTCTGGATGACCACCAGGTTGAGACTGGAATCATATCCCAGGATGCTCTCCCGGCAGATCCGTTTCAACTGGTCGACGCGGGCCGGATTGGGCGTCTCGGGGGGCGGCGCGTACCGGTAGCGGCCGTCGCCGGTGGCGATCTTGACCAGCTGAAGCTCGCGGATGTCGCGGGAGACCGTGGCCTGGGTGACGGGGAAGCCTTCCCCCGCCAGGAGTTCGGCCAGCTCCTCCTGCGTGGCGACGACCCGGCTCTGGACGAGCTCCAGGATCCTGCGCTG
The sequence above is drawn from the Bacillota bacterium genome and encodes:
- a CDS encoding arginine repressor, whose protein sequence is MTSKAERQRRILELVQSRVVATQEELAELLAGEGFPVTQATVSRDIRELQLVKIATGDGRYRYAPPPETPNPARVDQLKRICRESILGYDSSLNLVVIQTLPATAASVAEAIDILHFEEVLGTLAGERTVFVVIKPPEAAGRFLARLAELTSGS